In a genomic window of Chryseobacterium sp. G0162:
- a CDS encoding acyl transferase: protein METKNIFNIQTEQDFLNASLKTFRYQYENVEIYRKFVDFLNISPDEVDDLSKIPFLPIEMFKNHQILDRNVTTDLFFQSSGTTQMNLSKHFIANTNLYEESIYKSFEQFIGKPEDFIFLGLLPSYLERQNSSLIYMVDYLMKKSEKPENGYFLYNHSDLFNLLNQLQDKKVILFGVSFALLDFLDYCHSERSEESLKVLENLIVIETGGMKGRKEEMTKDELLKTLQEGFKTDKIYSEYSMTELLSQAYSLGNNEYQCPSWMRIKIRNVEDPLSYEKEGRTGAINIIDLANTHSCSFIATQDLGKIIGDKFQVLGRIDHSDIRGCSLLVS from the coding sequence ATGGAGACGAAAAATATATTCAACATACAGACTGAACAGGATTTCCTGAATGCATCATTGAAAACATTTCGTTATCAGTATGAAAATGTTGAGATATATAGGAAGTTTGTAGATTTTTTAAACATCAGTCCGGATGAGGTTGATGATCTGTCGAAAATTCCCTTTCTTCCGATTGAAATGTTTAAAAACCATCAGATTCTGGATAGAAATGTGACTACAGATTTATTTTTTCAGAGTTCAGGGACCACACAGATGAATCTTTCAAAGCATTTCATAGCCAATACGAATTTGTATGAAGAAAGTATTTACAAAAGCTTCGAACAATTCATTGGTAAACCAGAAGATTTTATTTTCCTTGGACTACTTCCAAGTTATCTGGAAAGACAGAATTCATCACTGATTTATATGGTGGATTATCTGATGAAAAAATCTGAAAAGCCTGAAAACGGGTACTTCCTTTACAATCATTCCGATCTTTTCAATCTTTTAAACCAATTACAGGATAAAAAAGTAATTCTTTTCGGAGTTTCCTTTGCGTTGTTAGACTTCTTAGACTACTGTCATTCTGAGCGAAGTGAAGAATCTCTAAAGGTTCTTGAAAACCTAATCGTTATAGAAACCGGTGGGATGAAAGGACGAAAAGAAGAAATGACAAAAGACGAACTTTTGAAAACTTTACAGGAAGGATTCAAAACAGATAAAATCTACTCAGAGTATTCAATGACAGAGTTGTTGTCTCAGGCTTATTCTCTTGGAAATAACGAATACCAGTGCCCTAGTTGGATGCGGATTAAGATCAGAAATGTAGAAGACCCTTTGTCCTATGAAAAAGAAGGAAGAACAGGTGCAATTAATATCATCGATTTGGCCAATACGCATTCTTGCTCCTTTATTGCTACCCAGGATTTGGGAAAAATAATAGGCGACAAATTTCAGGTGCTGGGAAGAATAGATCACTCTGATATCAGAGGCTGCAGCTTATTAGTGAGCTAA
- the aqpZ gene encoding aquaporin Z, which yields MKKLFAEFFGTFWLVFGGCGSAVFAAGVPDIGIGLLGVALAFGLTVLTMAYAVGHISGGHFNPAVSFGLLAGGRFSAKDLIPYIVAQCLGAIVAAGCLYTILNGAGVVDFSKPGAFATNFYGEAVYNGKAFSMGAAFLAEFLLTAFFLIVIMGATDKWANGKFAGIAIGLALTLIHLISIPITNTSVNPARSLSQAVFTGGLAMSQLWLFWVAPILGGIVGGLIYKFLLQRDTEEVTD from the coding sequence ATAAAAAAACTTTTCGCTGAATTTTTCGGCACATTTTGGCTTGTTTTCGGAGGTTGCGGGAGCGCTGTTTTTGCAGCCGGTGTTCCTGATATTGGCATCGGACTTTTAGGGGTTGCTCTTGCCTTCGGTCTTACTGTTCTTACCATGGCATATGCTGTAGGACATATTTCAGGCGGTCACTTCAACCCGGCAGTTTCTTTCGGACTTTTAGCGGGGGGAAGATTTTCTGCAAAAGACCTTATCCCTTATATCGTAGCGCAATGTCTTGGTGCTATTGTTGCTGCAGGATGTCTATACACAATCCTTAACGGAGCCGGAGTTGTAGATTTCTCAAAACCGGGAGCATTTGCTACCAATTTCTATGGAGAAGCGGTCTACAACGGAAAAGCATTCAGCATGGGTGCAGCATTCCTTGCGGAATTTTTACTAACAGCTTTCTTCCTTATTGTTATTATGGGTGCAACGGATAAATGGGCTAATGGTAAATTTGCTGGTATCGCCATTGGTCTTGCTCTTACTTTGATTCACCTGATCTCTATTCCCATTACGAATACTTCTGTAAACCCGGCCAGATCTCTTTCACAAGCAGTTTTCACAGGCGGATTGGCTATGTCACAACTTTGGCTGTTCTGGGTAGCTCCAATTCTTGGTGGAATTGTAGGTGGATTAATCTACAAATTCTTACTTCAGAGAGATACTGAAGAAGTAACCGACTAA
- a CDS encoding DUF5715 family protein, which yields MRKFLCVVFVPFMYSLHYSQAAKKMLPCYDLTTVLKVEPTALYKPHLDASKSFGVHLLKDSKTVQKYISNGKFHKIKKSGKGYQVQKLDYSKAYMVSKGKTTLENIGSKFSKATKGGTFTVSSITRTLEDQCRLRRVNSNASLGISSHNYGNSFDISYIRFNNVLKYNPKMEVALEKVLKHYADAGRIYYIKEKQQSCYHITVRNY from the coding sequence ATGAGAAAGTTTCTTTGCGTGGTTTTTGTACCTTTTATGTATAGTTTACATTATTCGCAGGCGGCCAAAAAAATGCTTCCCTGCTATGATCTTACAACTGTTTTGAAGGTTGAACCTACTGCACTTTACAAACCCCATCTGGATGCCTCCAAAAGTTTTGGAGTACACTTACTGAAGGACTCCAAGACTGTACAGAAATATATCAGCAACGGAAAATTTCATAAAATTAAGAAGTCCGGAAAAGGATATCAGGTACAAAAACTTGATTACAGTAAAGCTTATATGGTTTCTAAAGGAAAGACTACGCTGGAAAATATAGGTTCCAAATTCAGTAAGGCAACAAAAGGAGGCACATTCACTGTTTCATCCATTACCCGGACTCTGGAAGATCAATGCAGATTGAGAAGAGTCAATTCTAATGCTTCATTAGGAATCAGCTCCCACAACTATGGGAATTCCTTTGATATTTCTTATATACGATTTAATAATGTTCTAAAATACAATCCCAAGATGGAGGTAGCTTTGGAGAAAGTTTTAAAGCACTACGCGGATGCTGGTAGAATTTATTACATCAAAGAAAAACAACAAAGTTGCTATCATATTACAGTGCGTAATTATTAA
- a CDS encoding sensor histidine kinase, translated as MILIIVTIAIIVSFILLAYRTFISRIIKEKNVQHEAEVLHQKKLALENIKAQEEERKRIAVMIHDDIGNRLNILSLWLNNLDTRGDDLIKKNIYSQMSSLIDAARSISHSLYPVNLESVGLVLYVEELIANLSHKINISMQVMPGYEKKDLFVEVQLYRIIQEFTTNVIKHSTATDLWIYIKDYPQNMAVVISDNGQGFEYEEVKKGMGIKNIESRIKSMNALHKWKKSFLNKGSRLIIKIPKHHEFPNQNSTD; from the coding sequence TTGATTCTTATAATTGTTACCATAGCAATTATAGTATCTTTTATTCTGCTTGCCTACAGAACTTTTATAAGCAGGATTATCAAGGAAAAAAATGTACAGCATGAAGCAGAAGTTCTTCATCAGAAAAAGCTGGCATTGGAAAACATCAAGGCCCAGGAAGAAGAACGTAAAAGAATAGCCGTGATGATTCACGATGATATAGGAAACAGACTCAATATCCTTTCCTTATGGCTTAATAATCTGGATACCAGGGGAGATGATTTGATTAAAAAAAATATTTACAGCCAGATGTCTTCACTGATTGATGCTGCCAGAAGTATTTCCCATTCATTATATCCTGTTAATCTTGAATCGGTGGGATTGGTTTTATATGTAGAAGAACTCATCGCCAACCTTTCTCACAAAATTAATATATCCATGCAGGTAATGCCCGGATATGAAAAGAAGGATCTCTTTGTAGAAGTACAGCTGTACCGGATCATTCAGGAGTTTACTACCAATGTCATTAAGCACTCAACAGCGACGGATCTTTGGATTTACATTAAAGATTATCCACAAAATATGGCGGTCGTTATTTCAGACAATGGACAAGGATTCGAATATGAAGAAGTGAAAAAAGGGATGGGAATTAAGAACATCGAATCCAGGATCAAATCGATGAATGCCCTTCATAAATGGAAAAAATCTTTTTTAAATAAAGGAAGTCGTTTAATCATTAAAATTCCGAAACATCATGAGTTCCCAAATCAAAATAGCACTGATTGA
- a CDS encoding response regulator transcription factor — translation MSSQIKIALIDDEQLILEGVKMLLSNEKNISVCLTADNGPDFIEYLEKLSEKEFPDIALVDIQMKPMNGFELVEILKEKYPDLKIIILSSHYKTSVLGYMVKLGVSAFLPKNSDKKTFIDAITMVDKNGVYFTAEDHQMLFTYMNSSAKKNSLFETEDELSEREKDVVKLICQEFTNNEIGEKLFISPRTVESHRQRILEKIGAKNTVGIVIYAIVNNIYSLEKI, via the coding sequence ATGAGTTCCCAAATCAAAATAGCACTGATTGATGATGAACAGCTAATCCTTGAAGGGGTAAAAATGCTGCTGTCCAATGAAAAAAATATATCTGTATGTCTCACTGCAGATAACGGACCTGATTTTATAGAATATCTGGAAAAACTTTCAGAAAAAGAATTTCCAGATATAGCATTGGTAGATATTCAGATGAAGCCGATGAATGGTTTTGAGCTGGTAGAAATTCTCAAAGAAAAATATCCGGATCTTAAAATCATTATTCTTTCTTCCCACTACAAAACATCCGTTTTAGGATATATGGTTAAGTTGGGCGTCTCAGCTTTCCTTCCTAAAAACTCAGATAAGAAAACCTTTATTGATGCCATTACGATGGTTGATAAAAATGGAGTTTACTTTACGGCTGAAGATCATCAGATGTTGTTTACCTATATGAACAGTTCAGCCAAGAAAAATTCACTCTTTGAAACTGAAGATGAGTTGTCTGAAAGAGAAAAAGATGTTGTAAAATTGATCTGCCAGGAATTTACAAACAATGAAATTGGTGAGAAACTTTTTATCAGCCCCAGGACCGTTGAAAGTCACAGACAACGTATTCTTGAAAAAATAGGTGCCAAAAATACTGTGGGAATAGTCATTTAT